From one Macrobrachium nipponense isolate FS-2020 chromosome 37, ASM1510439v2, whole genome shotgun sequence genomic stretch:
- the LOC135208973 gene encoding lipase 3-like encodes MHYGQREPPLYNLAKVTAPVGLFWGNTDWLADPTDVARLAADLPNLVLNYNVPKEEFNHLDFGWGIHANEYVYTKVLELFAAY; translated from the exons ATGCACTACGGCCAGAGGGAACCGCCCCTGTACAACCTGGCGAAGGTCACCGCCCCTGTGGGCCTCTTCTGGGGGAACACCGACTGGCTGGCTGACCCTACG GACGTTGCTCGCTTAGCAGCTGACCTACCCAACTTAGTCCTGAATTACAACGTGCCAAAGGAGGAATTCAATCACCTGGACTTTGGATG GGGAATCCACGCCAACGAATATGTTTACACGAAGGTCTTGGAATTATTCGCCGCTTACTAA